A genomic segment from Ruegeria sp. TM1040 encodes:
- a CDS encoding NAD(P)/FAD-dependent oxidoreductase produces the protein MMRRIFGDYAYGAGPRSNCWWDETCPPPIWPEFQGAQSVDVAIIGGGFTGLSAALHLAEAGLRVAVLEAETPGWGASGRNGGFCCLGGAKLGPRAMARLHGSRETQLYQASEEAAVHLVEQLIARHGISADTHSDGETVMAHSAKARKALMMEAKTSGATFIDAPDLAERGFGGNFHGALTTPVGFALNPRKYLFGLARAAQAAGALLFQNSPALEVTQHGSHWHAVCPGGRLSAPQMIIATNGYSSENLPEWLAGRYMPTQSTVMVTRPITAEEQATQGWNTAQMAYDTRHMLHYFRLMPDGRFLFGMRGGLMSSPRSEAKIRSLLRRHFERLFPAWSHIETTHSWSGMVCLSRNLVPFVGPVPEHKGLFAGLCYHGNGVAMGSYSGALLAQLVEGRTPEMPYSKVMQRMPRFPLGRARRLLMPPAYGLLSLLD, from the coding sequence ATGATGCGTCGTATCTTCGGCGACTACGCCTATGGGGCAGGTCCTCGCAGCAACTGCTGGTGGGATGAGACCTGCCCCCCCCCCATCTGGCCAGAATTTCAAGGCGCACAGAGCGTCGATGTGGCGATCATTGGCGGCGGCTTCACCGGGCTTTCGGCTGCACTGCATCTCGCCGAGGCGGGGCTGCGCGTTGCCGTACTCGAAGCCGAAACGCCCGGCTGGGGCGCTTCCGGGCGCAATGGCGGATTTTGCTGTCTCGGTGGTGCGAAACTCGGGCCGCGCGCGATGGCACGCCTGCACGGCAGCCGGGAAACGCAGCTCTATCAGGCGAGCGAAGAAGCCGCGGTCCACTTGGTTGAACAGTTGATCGCCCGCCATGGGATCAGTGCCGACACCCACTCCGACGGTGAAACCGTGATGGCGCATTCCGCCAAAGCGCGCAAAGCGCTGATGATGGAGGCCAAGACGTCAGGGGCGACCTTCATAGATGCCCCGGACTTGGCAGAGCGAGGGTTTGGTGGAAATTTCCATGGCGCTTTGACCACGCCGGTCGGCTTTGCTCTCAATCCTCGCAAGTATCTCTTTGGTCTGGCGCGGGCCGCGCAGGCCGCTGGGGCCCTACTTTTTCAAAACAGTCCCGCGCTCGAGGTGACACAACACGGCTCGCATTGGCATGCCGTATGCCCCGGTGGCCGTCTGAGCGCCCCGCAGATGATCATCGCCACAAATGGCTATTCAAGTGAGAATCTGCCCGAATGGCTAGCGGGCCGCTACATGCCTACGCAATCCACTGTCATGGTGACCCGCCCCATTACGGCAGAAGAGCAGGCTACTCAGGGCTGGAACACAGCGCAGATGGCATATGATACGCGCCATATGCTCCATTATTTCAGGCTGATGCCTGACGGACGCTTTCTCTTTGGAATGCGCGGTGGGTTGATGTCCTCTCCGCGGTCCGAGGCCAAAATCCGATCACTGCTGCGTCGCCATTTCGAACGGCTGTTTCCTGCCTGGTCACATATCGAGACGACTCATAGCTGGTCCGGCATGGTGTGCCTTTCCAGAAATCTTGTACCTTTTGTCGGCCCTGTCCCAGAACACAAAGGCCTATTTGCCGGGCTTTGCTATCATGGCAATGGCGTTGCCATGGGCAGCTATTCGGGCGCTTTGTTGGCGCAACTTGTAGAAGGGCGAACACCCGAGATGCCCTATTCAAAGGTGATGCAGCGCATGCCACGCTTTCCACTGGGGCGCGCGAGACGCTTGCTGATGCCACCGGCCTACGGACTGTTGAGTCTTTTGGACTAG
- a CDS encoding ABC transporter permease, giving the protein MKRLSAFNVVSLTLGFAFLYIPMLILILFSFNESKLVTVWAGFSTKWYGELMQNEAMLQAAWVTVKVAVFSSTIATVLGTMAAYVMIRGGRFMGRTLFSGMIYAPLVMPEVITGLSLLLLFIGIGLDRGVLTIVLAHTTFSMCYVSVVVSSRLATFDRSLEEAALDLGCSQAQAFRLVTLPIIAPAVVSGWLLAFTLSLDDLVIASFTTGPAATTLPIKIFSAVRLGVSPEINALSTIMIAIVTVGVISASLVSKRALVKQRREEQEAVRTT; this is encoded by the coding sequence ATGAAACGCCTAAGCGCCTTCAATGTGGTCTCGCTGACGCTGGGATTCGCCTTTCTCTATATCCCGATGTTGATCCTGATTCTGTTTTCCTTCAACGAAAGCAAGCTGGTCACCGTCTGGGCGGGGTTCTCGACCAAGTGGTACGGCGAACTGATGCAAAACGAAGCTATGCTTCAAGCAGCATGGGTGACCGTCAAGGTTGCGGTTTTCTCCTCCACGATCGCAACCGTTCTGGGGACCATGGCGGCCTATGTCATGATCCGCGGCGGGCGCTTCATGGGGCGGACCCTGTTCTCGGGCATGATCTACGCGCCCTTGGTAATGCCCGAAGTCATCACCGGCCTGTCGCTCCTGTTGTTGTTCATCGGCATCGGGCTCGATCGCGGGGTGCTCACCATTGTACTGGCACATACCACCTTCTCGATGTGCTACGTGTCTGTCGTCGTGTCTTCACGCCTCGCAACATTTGACCGTTCGCTCGAGGAGGCGGCGCTAGATCTGGGCTGCTCGCAGGCTCAAGCCTTTCGATTGGTGACGCTGCCGATCATCGCACCGGCGGTGGTCTCGGGCTGGCTCCTTGCCTTCACGCTGTCGCTCGATGATCTGGTGATTGCCTCCTTCACCACGGGCCCTGCAGCCACGACCCTGCCGATCAAGATTTTCTCGGCTGTGCGCCTTGGTGTCAGCCCGGAGATCAACGCGCTCTCTACGATCATGATCGCGATTGTGACGGTTGGTGTGATCAGCGCGTCCCTTGTCAGCAAACGCGCATTGGTCAAACAGCGTCGTGAAGAACAAGAAGCCGTGCGCACGACATGA
- a CDS encoding ABC transporter permease subunit — MRRFFLIAVPYAWLLALFLVPFLIVLKISLSDAAIARPPYFPQFDWAEGIRAFLAELDFENFTWLLEDDLYWKAYLSSLQIALTSTLLTLIVGYPIAYGMARAPEEWRPTLMMLVILPFWTSFLIRVYAWKGILSNEGFLNQFLMWTGLVSEPLQILNTTTAVYIGIVYTYLPFMILPIYAALERMDDSLIEAAEDLGCSRLSAFWLVTIPLSKGGIIAGCFLVFIPAMGEFVIPSLLGGSDTLMIGKVLWEEFFSNRDWPVASAVAVILLLILVVPIVLFQRNQQKEQEGDT, encoded by the coding sequence ATGCGCCGTTTTTTCCTGATCGCCGTCCCCTATGCATGGCTTTTGGCCCTGTTTTTGGTGCCGTTCCTGATCGTCCTCAAAATCTCGCTGTCGGATGCAGCCATCGCTCGCCCGCCCTATTTTCCGCAGTTTGACTGGGCAGAGGGGATCCGCGCATTCCTTGCTGAGCTCGATTTTGAGAATTTCACCTGGCTTCTCGAAGACGATCTCTACTGGAAAGCCTACCTGAGCAGCCTTCAGATTGCACTCACCTCAACGCTCTTGACCCTGATCGTCGGCTACCCAATTGCCTATGGCATGGCCCGCGCGCCCGAGGAATGGCGCCCGACGTTGATGATGCTGGTGATCTTGCCGTTCTGGACCTCTTTCCTGATCCGCGTCTACGCTTGGAAGGGCATTCTGTCGAACGAGGGATTTCTCAACCAGTTCCTGATGTGGACCGGACTTGTGTCAGAGCCACTCCAGATCCTGAATACCACAACCGCCGTCTACATCGGCATCGTCTACACCTACCTGCCATTCATGATTCTCCCGATTTACGCCGCGCTCGAGAGAATGGACGACAGCCTAATCGAAGCTGCAGAAGATCTGGGTTGTTCGCGCCTCTCGGCCTTTTGGCTCGTGACGATTCCCCTATCCAAAGGCGGCATCATCGCAGGCTGCTTCCTCGTCTTTATCCCGGCGATGGGCGAGTTCGTGATCCCGTCCCTGCTGGGCGGATCTGACACGCTGATGATCGGTAAAGTGCTCTGGGAGGAGTTCTTCTCCAACCGGGATTGGCCGGTGGCGAGCGCAGTGGCGGTTATCTTGTTGCTGATTCTCGTGGTGCCGATCGTGCTGTTCCAGCGCAACCAGCAAAAAGAGCAGGAGGGTGACACATGA
- a CDS encoding ABC transporter ATP-binding protein, which yields MGENLAIPVFEPWTDPQAKPLIQFQNVTKRFGDFTAIDDLTIDIYEREFFALLGPSGCGKTTMMRMLAGFETPTEGKIFLAGQDIAPVPPNQRAVNMMFQSYALFPHLSVWENIAFGLKREGLPRNEINARVDEMLRLTRLEKFARRKPHQISGGQRQRVALARSLAKAPKLLLLDEPLGALDKKLREETQFELMDIQEKTGTTFVIVTHDQEEAMTVASRVAVMDNGKVMQVATPADIYEAPNSVYVADFIGDVNLIEGKATATGEDSYALHWREGAAPLTVKSPNKISDGQKAHLAIRPEKVTISSEKPEAADNVVQGKVLDIAYLGNLSTYHVELPTGDVIKAQTANTRRISRRAYTWEDTVWLSWTATGGVLLGE from the coding sequence ATGGGGGAAAACTTGGCAATACCGGTATTCGAACCCTGGACCGACCCACAGGCTAAGCCACTGATTCAGTTCCAGAATGTCACCAAACGCTTTGGCGATTTCACCGCAATCGACGACCTGACAATCGACATCTACGAGCGTGAGTTCTTTGCGCTTCTGGGGCCGTCTGGCTGTGGCAAGACCACGATGATGCGAATGTTGGCCGGGTTTGAAACACCGACAGAGGGAAAGATCTTTCTGGCCGGGCAGGATATCGCCCCCGTCCCCCCCAACCAGCGCGCGGTCAACATGATGTTTCAGTCCTATGCGCTGTTTCCGCATCTCAGCGTTTGGGAGAATATCGCCTTTGGACTCAAGCGCGAAGGCCTGCCCCGCAATGAGATCAACGCACGCGTCGACGAGATGCTGCGCCTGACGCGACTCGAAAAATTTGCACGTCGCAAGCCTCATCAGATCTCGGGAGGTCAGCGGCAGCGGGTTGCTCTGGCCCGCAGTCTGGCAAAGGCACCCAAACTGCTGCTTCTGGATGAGCCCCTCGGGGCGCTCGACAAGAAACTGCGCGAAGAAACGCAGTTCGAGTTGATGGACATCCAGGAAAAGACCGGCACCACATTTGTCATCGTGACCCACGACCAGGAAGAAGCGATGACCGTCGCAAGCCGTGTGGCCGTGATGGACAATGGCAAGGTGATGCAGGTCGCAACCCCCGCCGACATCTACGAAGCCCCGAATTCAGTCTATGTTGCTGATTTTATTGGCGACGTGAACCTTATTGAGGGCAAGGCAACTGCCACGGGCGAAGATAGCTACGCTCTGCATTGGCGTGAGGGCGCAGCCCCGCTCACTGTAAAATCGCCCAACAAGATCTCTGACGGCCAGAAAGCACATCTGGCCATCCGCCCCGAGAAAGTGACCATCAGTTCAGAAAAGCCTGAGGCCGCCGACAATGTTGTTCAGGGCAAGGTCCTCGACATTGCATATCTCGGCAACCTTTCGACATATCACGTCGAGCTACCCACCGGGGATGTCATCAAGGCTCAAACGGCCAATACGCGCCGGATTTCCCGTCGCGCCTACACATGGGAAGACACCGTCTGGCTGTCCTGGACAGCCACCGGCGGTGTCTTGTTGGGGGAATAA
- a CDS encoding polyamine ABC transporter substrate-binding protein, whose amino-acid sequence MKTKTATIVSAIALSAAAAASADEVRVYNWSDYIDESLLAKFEEETGIELIYDVFDSNELLETKMLAGGSGYDVVVPTGSFLQRQIQAGVFQKIDREKLTNYGNVWDVIQERNARFDPDNAYSINYMWGTTGLGTNLGKVAEALGDDAPIDSLSLVFDPANMEKLSECGVHFLDAPTEMMPAALTYLGLDPNTEDKAELERAADVLEAVRPYVQKFHSSEYINALANGDICVAFGWSGDILQARDRAAEADNGVEIAYNAPSEGALMWFDQMAIPVDAPNPEAAHKFLDFMLDAQNMATASNYVYYANGNKASQEFLEDDVINDPAIYPTPEAMENTYIKAPYSQKAQRVVTRLWTRVKSGT is encoded by the coding sequence ATGAAAACCAAAACGGCCACCATCGTGTCCGCCATCGCACTCAGCGCTGCTGCAGCCGCATCAGCCGACGAAGTCCGCGTTTACAACTGGTCCGACTACATCGACGAATCGCTGCTGGCGAAGTTCGAAGAAGAAACCGGCATCGAACTGATCTATGACGTCTTTGACTCCAACGAACTGCTCGAGACAAAAATGCTCGCTGGCGGCTCGGGCTATGACGTCGTGGTTCCCACCGGTTCCTTCCTGCAGCGTCAGATCCAGGCAGGTGTGTTCCAGAAGATCGACCGCGAGAAACTTACCAACTACGGCAACGTCTGGGATGTGATCCAAGAGCGCAACGCGCGCTTTGACCCCGACAACGCCTACTCCATCAACTACATGTGGGGCACCACTGGCCTCGGGACCAACCTTGGCAAGGTTGCCGAAGCACTGGGCGACGATGCCCCGATCGACAGCCTGTCGCTGGTTTTTGACCCGGCCAACATGGAAAAGCTCTCCGAATGTGGTGTGCATTTCCTCGATGCGCCCACAGAGATGATGCCCGCAGCCCTCACGTATCTGGGCCTTGATCCCAACACCGAAGACAAAGCGGAACTGGAGCGGGCGGCAGACGTACTGGAAGCGGTTCGCCCCTACGTGCAGAAGTTCCACTCGTCAGAATACATCAACGCCTTGGCAAATGGTGACATCTGCGTCGCCTTTGGCTGGTCTGGTGACATCCTTCAGGCGCGTGACCGTGCAGCCGAAGCCGATAACGGTGTCGAAATTGCATATAACGCTCCGTCCGAAGGGGCGCTGATGTGGTTTGACCAGATGGCGATCCCGGTTGATGCGCCAAACCCGGAGGCCGCACATAAGTTCCTCGACTTCATGCTGGATGCGCAGAACATGGCGACCGCGTCGAACTACGTGTACTACGCTAACGGCAACAAGGCGTCTCAGGAGTTCCTCGAAGACGATGTGATCAATGATCCAGCGATCTACCCCACGCCGGAAGCCATGGAGAACACCTACATCAAAGCGCCATATTCTCAGAAGGCCCAGCGCGTTGTCACCCGTCTGTGGACCCGCGTGAAGTCCGGCACCTGA
- a CDS encoding GntR family transcriptional regulator, with product MFSSAFCWCKLPKNEKDPSPVNVPNTPSVTPAEGGQKLPAHELVYQRLRAQILFGELAPGQAVTIQGLVEALDSGMTPVREAIRRLISDGALVFQGNRRVSVPELRAEDVDELIYARKTMECELARRAATRIPSASVDALEALDLRLDTAIANGDVAGYLGLNYEFHSMLNEYADAPILADLADRLWLRFGPSLRVVCGRFGTQSFPDRHKDILEGLRKKDADLVSLAMERDVLQGMEQVRAGLTPIN from the coding sequence ATGTTTTCATCTGCATTCTGTTGGTGCAAGCTGCCCAAAAATGAGAAGGATCCAAGCCCGGTGAATGTGCCAAATACGCCATCTGTTACCCCCGCGGAGGGGGGGCAAAAACTACCTGCTCACGAGCTGGTCTATCAACGTCTTCGGGCGCAGATTTTGTTTGGTGAGCTGGCGCCGGGCCAGGCGGTCACCATACAGGGTCTGGTCGAGGCATTGGACAGTGGCATGACCCCAGTGCGCGAAGCGATCCGCAGGCTGATCTCGGACGGGGCGCTGGTGTTCCAAGGGAACCGTCGTGTTTCTGTCCCCGAGCTTCGTGCCGAGGATGTTGATGAGTTAATTTACGCAAGGAAAACAATGGAGTGTGAGCTTGCCCGTCGCGCAGCCACACGGATTCCCTCCGCCAGTGTCGATGCGCTTGAGGCGCTTGATCTGCGCTTGGATACGGCCATCGCAAATGGCGATGTCGCAGGGTACCTGGGTCTCAATTACGAATTCCACAGCATGCTGAACGAATACGCTGATGCCCCCATCCTCGCGGATCTGGCTGATCGTCTTTGGCTGCGCTTTGGTCCGTCCCTGCGCGTGGTCTGCGGGCGCTTCGGAACCCAGAGCTTTCCTGACCGCCACAAAGACATCCTTGAAGGGCTGCGTAAAAAAGATGCAGATCTTGTCTCTTTGGCGATGGAGCGGGACGTGTTGCAGGGCATGGAGCAGGTTCGGGCGGGGCTCACCCCGATCAACTGA
- a CDS encoding aspartate aminotransferase family protein, producing the protein MTTITNHLPTAELQALDAAHHMHPFTANGGLAQKGARIITRAKGVTLTDSEGHEILDAMAGLWCVNIGYGRDELAEVAARQMRELPYYNTFFQTTHVPVIALAAKIAELAPDNLNNVFFAGSGSEANDTNIRMVRHYWAMKGKPTKSVIISRKNAYHGSSVGSGSLGGMSAMHAQGGLPIPDIHHINQPNWWAEGGNTDPEDFGLQRAQELEKAILELGEDRVAAFIAEPVQGAGGVIVPPASYWPEIQRICDKYEILLIADEVICGFGRTGNWFGSETMGIRPDIMTIAKGLSSGYAPIGGSIVSDEVAAVIAQDEFNHGYTYSGHPVAAAVALENLRILEEENVLDHVRNVAAPYLKEKWEALTAHPLVGEAKIVGMMGSIALTPNKATRAAFEAEAGTVGFICRERCFANNLVMRHVGDRMIISPPLVITPEEIDTLIARATKSLDECYTELQAQGLLKSAA; encoded by the coding sequence ATGACGACGATTACCAACCATCTGCCAACCGCAGAACTGCAGGCGCTGGATGCGGCGCATCATATGCATCCTTTCACCGCTAATGGCGGATTGGCGCAGAAAGGTGCGCGTATCATCACGCGTGCCAAAGGCGTCACACTGACCGACAGCGAAGGTCATGAGATCCTCGACGCGATGGCGGGGCTTTGGTGTGTCAACATCGGCTATGGTCGCGATGAACTGGCAGAGGTCGCGGCGCGCCAAATGCGCGAGCTGCCCTACTACAATACGTTTTTCCAAACGACCCATGTACCGGTCATTGCGCTTGCGGCGAAGATTGCCGAATTGGCGCCCGACAACCTGAACAATGTGTTCTTTGCAGGCTCGGGCTCTGAGGCCAACGACACCAACATCCGGATGGTGCGCCATTACTGGGCGATGAAGGGTAAACCGACCAAATCCGTGATCATCTCGCGCAAGAACGCGTATCATGGCTCTTCTGTCGGGTCCGGCTCGCTGGGTGGTATGTCTGCAATGCATGCACAGGGTGGTTTGCCGATTCCGGATATTCACCACATCAACCAGCCGAACTGGTGGGCAGAGGGCGGCAACACCGATCCCGAAGACTTTGGGCTTCAGCGCGCTCAGGAACTGGAAAAGGCGATTCTCGAACTCGGCGAAGATCGCGTCGCCGCCTTTATTGCCGAACCGGTTCAAGGTGCCGGTGGCGTCATCGTTCCGCCTGCGAGCTATTGGCCGGAAATTCAGCGTATCTGCGACAAGTACGAGATCCTGCTGATCGCGGATGAGGTGATCTGCGGGTTTGGGCGCACGGGTAACTGGTTCGGGTCTGAAACCATGGGCATTCGTCCCGACATCATGACCATCGCCAAGGGGCTGTCCTCGGGCTATGCGCCGATTGGTGGCTCGATTGTCTCGGATGAAGTCGCCGCAGTGATCGCGCAGGATGAATTCAACCATGGCTACACCTACTCCGGGCACCCGGTTGCTGCCGCGGTGGCGCTGGAGAACCTGCGCATTCTCGAAGAGGAAAACGTGCTCGATCATGTCCGCAACGTGGCCGCACCCTATCTCAAAGAGAAGTGGGAAGCCCTGACTGCGCACCCTCTGGTGGGGGAAGCGAAGATTGTCGGAATGATGGGGTCGATCGCTCTGACGCCTAACAAGGCGACTCGCGCAGCCTTTGAGGCTGAGGCGGGAACCGTTGGTTTCATCTGCCGCGAGCGTTGCTTTGCCAACAATCTGGTAATGCGTCACGTCGGCGACCGTATGATCATCTCTCCGCCACTGGTGATCACCCCGGAGGAGATCGACACGCTGATCGCGCGTGCGACCAAATCCTTGGACGAATGCTACACCGAATTGCAGGCACAAGGGCTGTTGAAATCGGCGGCTTAA
- a CDS encoding ABC transporter ATP-binding protein has translation MADASNTDAFVEFERVQKSYDGETLVVKDLNLTMPKGEFLTMLGPSGSGKTTCLMMLAGFETATHGDIRLGGVSINNIPPHKRGIGMVFQNYALFPHMTIAENLSFPLEVRNMGKSEREAKVKRALDMVEMGDFGGRRPAQLSGGQQQRVALARALVFEPELVLMDEPLGALDKQLREKMQFEITHLAHQLGITTVYVTHDQTEALTMSDRVAVFNDGRIQQLAPPDQLYEEPANSFVAQFIGENNTLEGVIKEIRDGSALVQLDGGELIDAMPINVSEVGQRTRVSIRPERVEYNKERLQEGAHTLKAEVLEFIYMGDIFRTRLRVAGNDEFVIKTRNAPDQVRLQPGQQIEIGWLPEDCRALDA, from the coding sequence TTGGCCGATGCGTCGAACACTGACGCGTTCGTGGAATTCGAACGCGTGCAAAAGAGCTACGACGGTGAGACTCTCGTCGTCAAAGATCTGAACCTCACCATGCCCAAGGGCGAATTCCTGACCATGCTTGGGCCGTCCGGGTCCGGCAAGACGACATGCCTGATGATGCTGGCGGGTTTTGAAACTGCCACGCACGGCGACATTCGTCTGGGCGGGGTATCGATCAACAACATCCCACCGCACAAGCGCGGGATCGGCATGGTCTTCCAGAACTATGCATTGTTTCCGCACATGACGATTGCCGAGAACCTCAGCTTTCCGCTTGAGGTGCGCAACATGGGCAAGTCCGAGCGTGAGGCAAAGGTGAAGCGCGCGCTCGATATGGTCGAGATGGGCGACTTTGGCGGCCGCCGTCCGGCGCAGCTGTCCGGTGGTCAGCAACAGCGCGTGGCACTTGCCCGCGCACTGGTGTTTGAACCGGAGCTCGTTCTGATGGACGAACCACTCGGGGCGCTCGACAAGCAGCTGCGTGAGAAGATGCAGTTCGAGATTACCCATCTGGCGCACCAGCTGGGGATCACGACCGTTTACGTGACCCACGACCAGACCGAAGCCCTGACGATGTCTGATCGGGTTGCGGTGTTCAACGATGGTCGCATTCAGCAGCTTGCGCCGCCGGATCAGCTCTATGAGGAGCCTGCAAACAGCTTCGTTGCGCAGTTCATCGGCGAGAACAACACGCTCGAAGGCGTGATCAAGGAAATCCGTGATGGCAGCGCCCTGGTGCAGCTGGATGGCGGTGAACTTATCGACGCCATGCCGATCAACGTCTCTGAAGTGGGTCAGCGCACGCGCGTCTCGATCCGCCCCGAGCGCGTTGAATACAACAAAGAACGCCTGCAGGAAGGCGCACATACACTCAAGGCAGAGGTGCTGGAGTTCATCTATATGGGTGACATCTTCCGTACACGCCTGCGTGTCGCCGGGAATGACGAATTCGTCATCAAGACCCGGAACGCCCCTGACCAGGTTCGTCTTCAGCCCGGCCAGCAGATCGAAATCGGTTGGCTGCCCGAAGACTGCCGCGCGCTGGACGCGTAA
- a CDS encoding extracellular solute-binding protein, which yields MKLRTLSALAATTALCAPMAMATEMANEMTLVSWGGAYQESQLKAYVEPYLEMNPDVTVVWDESSAEATAKMRAMAEAGNITWDLVDVVASDAMRLCDEGLALELDHDEVLAAAPDGTSASDDFGDLLVSDCFVPQIVYSTTFGYRTDLVGDTPPSSVCDVFDLEAYPGKRALQKRPIDNMEWALYCDGVAKDEIYDTLSTDEGVAQALAKLDTIKDSVVWWTAGAETPQLLADGEVVMGSTYNGRLFSAIAEQDQPIGMLWDMQSFDLDGWVVPADLPADREARVLDFLKFATDTQRLADQAKYISYGPARASSAPLVGKHEELGIDMAPHMPTDPNNATNVHIYDYEWWADNRDDLDAKFQAWLAQ from the coding sequence ATGAAATTGCGTACACTGTCGGCTCTGGCCGCCACGACCGCACTTTGCGCGCCGATGGCAATGGCTACCGAGATGGCCAACGAAATGACCCTGGTGTCCTGGGGTGGTGCCTATCAAGAAAGCCAGCTGAAGGCCTATGTCGAGCCCTATCTGGAAATGAACCCCGACGTGACCGTGGTTTGGGATGAAAGCTCTGCCGAAGCGACCGCAAAAATGCGCGCAATGGCCGAAGCAGGTAACATCACCTGGGACCTGGTCGACGTTGTGGCATCCGACGCGATGCGTCTGTGCGACGAAGGTCTGGCGCTTGAGCTCGACCACGACGAAGTTCTCGCGGCTGCACCCGATGGCACCTCCGCGTCCGACGACTTTGGCGACCTGCTGGTCTCCGACTGCTTCGTGCCGCAGATCGTTTACTCCACCACCTTTGGCTACCGCACCGACTTGGTCGGCGACACGCCGCCGTCCTCTGTCTGTGACGTGTTCGACCTCGAAGCCTATCCGGGCAAGCGCGCGCTGCAGAAGCGTCCGATCGACAACATGGAGTGGGCTCTTTACTGCGATGGCGTCGCCAAAGACGAGATCTATGACACCCTCAGCACCGACGAAGGTGTGGCGCAGGCTCTGGCCAAGCTAGACACCATCAAGGACAGCGTCGTGTGGTGGACTGCTGGCGCGGAAACCCCGCAGCTGCTCGCCGATGGCGAAGTCGTGATGGGTTCGACCTACAACGGTCGTCTGTTCTCTGCGATCGCAGAGCAGGATCAGCCGATCGGCATGCTCTGGGACATGCAGTCCTTTGACCTCGACGGTTGGGTTGTTCCGGCCGACTTGCCTGCAGATCGCGAAGCCCGTGTTCTGGACTTCCTGAAGTTCGCAACCGACACGCAGCGTCTGGCCGACCAAGCGAAGTACATCTCCTACGGTCCGGCCCGTGCGTCTTCCGCACCGCTGGTGGGCAAGCACGAAGAGCTGGGCATCGACATGGCGCCGCACATGCCGACTGACCCGAACAACGCGACCAACGTGCACATCTATGACTACGAGTGGTGGGCGGACAACCGTGACGATCTGGACGCAAAATTCCAGGCGTGGTTGGCGCAATAA